In the Anomalospiza imberbis isolate Cuckoo-Finch-1a 21T00152 chromosome 3, ASM3175350v1, whole genome shotgun sequence genome, ctggtcCCTGATCCCTTTgcccatccctgatccctgtccccagccctggtccctgatccctgtccccaaacctgatccctgtccccatccctgatccctgtccccagccctggtccctgatccctttccccagccctgatccctgatccctgtccccagccctgatccctgatccctgatccctgtccccatccctgatccctgatccctgtccccagccctgatccctttccccatccctgatccctgatccctgatccctttccccatccctgatccctgatccctgtccccagccctggtccctgatccctgtccccagccctggtccctgatccctgtccccatccctgatccctgtccccacacctgatccctgtccccacaactgatccctgtccccagccctggtccctgatccctttccccatccctgatccctgatccctgtccccatccctgatccctgatccctgtccccagccctgatctctgtccccatccctgatccctgatccctgatccctgtccccatccctaatccctgatccctgatccctgtccccatccctgatccctgatccctgtccccagccctgatccctgatccctgtccccagccctgatccctgtccccagccctggtccctgatccctgtccccatccctggtccctgatccctgtccccagccctgatccctgtccccagccctgatccctgatccctgatccctggtccctgatccctgatccctgtccccagccctgctctcagGGAGGTGGGAGCGTTCAGTGCCCCTCTGCTCGGAGCCCTGCTGACGGGGAGGAGGCTGTGCACGATTAGATTGGATGTTGGGAACAATTCCCAGCTGGAGAGGGCtgtcctgcccaggcaggggtgcactccccatccctggaggggttcCAAAGCCCTGTggctgtggcacttggggacagggggCTCTGgtggcctgggcactgctggcacgGTCGGGCTGGGCGATCCCTGAAGGGCGTTCCCCACAGTTCCATGGCTCCATGGACACCCAGCAGCCCGGGGTGGCTCAgcagcccgggcacagcagcACGGGCTCGGGGGGCAGGTGATGTGTCCCCTGCACGGGGCCGCTGGCTCCGAGCCCGATCTGCTCCGAGCGCGCTTCCTTCCGCACAGCTGGGATTCCAGGGATGAGCAGGGATGGGATTCCAGGGATGAGCAGGGATGTGCGGCAGCTGCGGCCCGCCGGCACACAGAAAGGGGGCTGTGCACACAGAAATGCACAAACGCACaaataaacacacacagaaatacacacacacaggggctgagcacagagcaatgcacaaacacacagagaaatgcacaaacacacaaataaaaacacacagaaatacacacacacacaaatacacacacacagaaatacacacacacaggggctgagcacagagcaatgcacaaacacacacagaaatacacaaacgcacaaataaacacacacagaaatacacacacacacaaataaacacacacagaaatacacaaacacacaaatacacacacagaaatacacacacacaggggctgagcacagagcaatgcacaaacacacacagaaatgcacaaacacacaaataaaaacacagaaatacagacacacaggggctgagcacagagcaatgcacaaacacacacagaaatacacaaacacacaaataaacacacagagatacacacacacaggggctgagcacagagcaatgcacaaacacacacagaaatacacaaacacacaaatacacacacagaaatacacaaacacacaaataaacacacacagaaatacacacacacaagggctgagcacagagcaatgcacaaacacacacagaaatgcacaaacacacaaataaacacacacagaaatacacatacacaggggctgagcacagagcaatgcacaaacacacacagaaatgcacaaacacacaaataaacacacacagaaatacacacacacaggggctgagcacagaggaatgcacaaacacacaaataaaaacacacagaaatacacacacacaggggctgagcacagagcaatgcacaaacacacacagaaatacacacaaacacacaaataaacacacacagaaatacacacacacacacacacacgggatgtgcacacagaaatgcacaaacacacaaataaacacacacaaacacacacacacatgggatgtgcacacagaaatgcacagacacacaaatacacacacagagaaatgcacaaacacacaaataaacacacacagaaatacacacaaacacacaaatacacacacagaaatacacaaacacacaaataaacacacacagaaatacacacacacaggggctgagcacagagcaatgcataaacacacacagaaatgcacaaacacacaaataaacacacacagaaatacacacacacaggggctgagcacagagcaatgcacaaacacacacagaaatacacaaacacacaaataaacacacacagaaatgcacaaacacacaaataaacacacacagaaatgcacacacacacaaataaacacacacagaaatacacacaaacacacaaataaacacacacacagaaatacacaaacacacaaataaacacacacagaaatacacacacatGGGATATGCACACAGAaatgcacaaacacacacagaaatatacacaaacacacaaataaacacacacaaacacacacacacaggatgtgcacacagaaatgcacaaacacacacacagggagcacatcctgtgccaggctgaACACGTTCAGGTAGGTGTGGGAGCACCAGGCGTCTGTGCAcaccgtgtgtgtgtgtgtgtgtgtgtgtgcacaccgTGGGTGTGTGCACACTGTGTGTGGTGTCCACACTCTGTGTGTCTGCGTGTgcagtgcatgtgtgtgtgcacaccatgtgtgtgtatgtgtgtgtgtgtacactgtGTGTATATGTGCAaactgtgtgtgtatgtgcacagtgtgtgtgtatgtgtacactttgtgtgtgtgtgcaaactgtgtgtgtatgtgcacactgtgtgtgtgtgtgtgtacactgtgtgtgtgtgtgtgtgtacactgagtgtgtatgtgtacactgtgtgtgtgtgtgcactgtgtgtatgtgtgtgtacactgtgtgtatgtgcacactgtgtgtgtgtatgtgcacactgtgtgtgtatgtgtacactgtgtgtgtgtgtgtgtacagagTGTGTATGtgcacactgtgtgtgtgtatgtgtacactgtgtgtgtgtgtacactgtgtgtgtgtacactgtgtgtgtgtgcacactgtgtgtatgtgtacactgtgtgtgtgtgtacactgtgtgtgtgtgtgtacagagTGTGTATGtgcacactgtgtgtgtgtatgtgtacactgtgtgtgtgtgtacactgtgtgtgtgcacactgtgtgtatgtgcacactgtgtgtgtgtgtacactgtgtgtatgtgtacactgtgtgtgtatgtgtacactatgtgtgtgtatgtgtacactgtgtgtgtgtgtgcactgtgtgtgtgcacactgtgtgtgtgtgtacactgtgtgtgtgtatgtgtacactgtgtatgtatgtgtacactgtgtgtatgtgtacactgtgtgtatgtgtacactgagtgtgtatgtgtacactgtgtgtgtgcacactgtgtgtgtatgtgtacactgtgtgtgtgtgtacactgtgtgtgtgtgtgtgtacagagTGTGTATGtgcacactgtgtgtgtgtatgtgtacactgtgtgtgtgtgtacactgtgtatgtgtatgtgtacactatgtgtgtgtatgtgtacactgtgtgtgtgtgcacactgtgtgtgtgtgtgtacactgtgtgtgtgtgtacactgtgtgtgtgtatgtgtacactgtgtatgtatgtgtacactgtgtgtatgtgtacactgtgtgtatgtgtacactgagtgtgtatgtgtacactgtgtgtgtgcacactgtgtgtgtgtgcacactgtgtgtgtgtgtacactgtgtgtgtgtgtgtgtacactgagtgtgtatgtgtacactgtgtatgtgtacactgtgtgtatgtgtacactgtgtgtgtgtgtacactgtGTCTGtgcacactgtgtgtgtgtgtgtgtgtacactgagtgtgtatgtgtacactgtgtgtatgtgtacactgtgtgtatgtgtatactgtatgtgtgtgtgcacactgtgtgtgtgtgtacactgtgtgtatgtgtacactgtgtgtgtgtgcacactgtgtgtgtgtgtacactgtgtgtgtgtgcacactgtgtgtgtatgtgcacactgtgtgtgtgtgtacactgtgtgtgtgtgtgcacactgtatgtgtgtgtacactgtgtgtatgtgtacactgtgtgtgtatgtgcacactgtgtgtgtgtgtgtacactgtgtgtgtgtgtgtgtacactgtgtgtgtatgtgcacactgtgtgtgtgtgtacactgtgtgtgtgtgtgtgtacactgAGTGTGTATGTGTACACTGTGTATGtgcacactgtgtgtgtgtgtacactgtgtgtgtgtgtgtgtacactgAGTGTGTATGTGTACACTGTGTATGtgcacactgtgtgtgtgtgtacagtgtgtgtatgtgtacactgtgtgtgtgtgtgcactgtgtgtatgtgtgtgtacactgtgtgtatgtgcacactgtgtgtgtgtatgtgcacactgtgtgtgtatgtgcacactgtgtgtgtatgtgtacactgtgtgtgtgtgtacactgtgtgtgtgtgtgtgtacagagTGTGTATGtgcacactgtgtgtgtgtatgtgtacactgtgtgtgtgtgtacactgtgtatgtgtatgtgtacactatgtgtgtgtatgtgtacactgtgtgtgtgtgtgcactgtgtgtgtgcacactgtgtgtgtgtgtacactgtgtgtgtgtatgtgtacactgtgtatgtatgtgtacactgtgtgtatgtgtacactgtgtgtatgtgtacactGAGTGTGTATGTGCACactgtatgtgtgtgtacactgtgtgtatgtgtacactgagtgtgtgtgtacactgagtgtgtatgtgtacactgtgtgtgtatgtgtacactgtgtgtgtgtgcacactgtgtgtgtatgtgcacactgtgtgtgtgtgtacactgtgtgtgtgtgcacactgtgtgtgtatgtgcacactgtgtgtgtgtgcacactgtgtgtgtatgtgcacactgtgtgtgtgtgtacactgtgtgtgtgtgcacactgtgtgtgtgtgtgcacactgtgtgtgtgtgtgtacactgtgtgtgtatgtgcacactgtgtgtgtgtatgtgtacactatgtgtgtgtatgtgtacactgtgtgtgtgtgtgtacactgtgtgtgtatgtgcacacTGTGtgtacactgtgtgtgtgtatgtgcacactgtgtgtgtgtgtgtacactgtgtgtgtgtgtgtacactgtGTATGtgcacactgtgtgtgtgtacactgtgtgtgtatgtgcacactgtgtgtgtgtatgtgcaaactgtgtgtgtatgtgcacactgtgtgtgtgtgtgtacactgtgtgtgtatgtgcacactgtgtgtgtgtacactgtgtgtgtatgtgcacactgtgtgtgtgtatgtgcaaactgtgtgtgtatgtgcacactgtgtgtgtgtgtgtatacactgtgtgtgtatgtgcacactgtgtgtgtatgtgcaaactgtgtgtgtatgtgcacactgtgtgtgtgtgtgtgtacactgtgtgtgtatgtgcacactgtgtgtgtgtatgtgcacactgtgtgtgtgtgtacactgtgtgtgtgtgtacactgtGTCTGtgcacactgtgtgtgtgtgtgtacactgtgtgtgtgtgtacactgtgtgtgtgtgtgtgtacactgtgtgtgtgtacactgtgtgtatgtgtacactgtgtgtgtgtgtgcacagtgtgtgtgtatgtgcacacagtgtgtgtgtatgtgcaaaCTGTGTGTATAAGTGCactttgtgtgtgtatgtgtaagCACACCGTGTGTAAGCACACCCTGTGTGTAGAAGtgcactctgtgtgtgtgtgtgtaagcaCACCATGTGTACGCACACCGTGTGTGTGCACACCCTGTGTGTATAAGTgcactctgtgtgtgtatgtgtgtgtaagCACACTGTGTGTAAGCACACCATGTGTAAGCACACCGTGTGTAAGCACACCGTGTGTGTGCACACCCTGTGTGTATAAGTgtactctgtgtgtgtatgtgtgtgtaagCACACTGTATGTAAGCACACTGTGTGTAAGCACAACGTGTGTGTGCACACCCTTTGTGTATAACTGCACTCTGTGTGTAAGCACACCAGGTGTATGCACACCGTGTGTATGCACAccgtgtgtgtgtgcacaccctGTGTGTATAAGTGCACCCTGTGTGTATAAGTgcactctgtgtgtgtatgtgtgtgtaagCACACCGTGTGTAAGCACACCGTGTGTAAGCACACTGTGTGTAAGCACACCCTGTGTGTATAAGTgcactctgtgtgtgtatgtgtgtgtaagCACACTGTGTGTAAGCACACCATGTGTAAGCACACCGTGTGTAAGCACACCGTGTGTAAGCACACTGTGTGTAAGCACACCCTTTGTGTATAAGTgtactctgtgtgtgtatgtgtgtgtaagCACACTGTGTGTAAGCACACCATGTGTAAGCACACCGTGTGTAAGCACACCGTGTGTGTGCACACCCTTTGTGTATAAGTgtactctgtgtgtgtatgtgtgtgtaagCACACTGTGTGTAAGCACACCATGTGTAAGCACACCGTGTGTACGCACACGCTATGTAAGCACACCGTGTGTAAGCACACCATGTGTAAGCACACCGTGTGTGTGCACACCCTGTGTGTATAAGTgcactctgtgtgtgtatgtgtgtgtaagCACACCGTGTGTGTGCACACCATGTGTAAGCACACCGTGTGTGTGCACACCCTGTGTGTATAAGTgcactctgtgtgtgtatgtgtgtgtaagCACACCGTGTGTGTGCACACCATGTGTAAGCACACCGTGCGCGCGCACTCCTGCCCTGCGGCCCTGCTCCCGTGCCAGGGTGTCGGTGGGGGACGAGCAGGGGGACACCCTGTGTCCCCCACAGCTGCACCTCAGGgtgtcagcagggacacacccagatgtccccaggacAGCACACACGAAAATCAATCTCCCAGCCGCAGAGACAGCTCGGCCACCCTCTCTGAATGtcccctctgccaccagcacgtGGCCACCCTCTCTCACTGAGCACCTGCCCTCGAGGTCCCTCTGGCCCCCCAGATCCAGggccctgctcctcacagggccCGGCCCCCCCTCACTGCCACGGCCACGGCCCTGAGGGGCAGGGGGGCCACCAGGCCACCCCAAGGGTGGTGCCAGCACTGGGGGGGCACACGCGCTGGTCACGGTGCTGCTGTCACATGTCCCTGGGGCAGGGGTCTCCATGGGGGTGCTGTGCACAGAGTGGGGGGCTCTGGCAAACCGCTGGCCCCCGTCCCCACCGACGGCTGCCTGGGGCAAGGCTCTGTTTCCATggttttcccccaaatttttcccCTTCCAGCTGCAGGGGGTGCACTGTGGGTTGTGGGGGAAGCCAGGGGACACCCCtacagctgtgccagcagcccccagcacccaggggacaccccacagcTGTGCCTTCCTACCTTTTCCAGCCAGCGAGACCCTCACAGCCATTCAGTTCTGGGGCCACACAGCCCCCCAGGggtgccccaggcagctccccTGACCCTGGggatccctccttcctcccttccgATGCGTGTCCCAGGCTGGGTGTTCCGCTGGGGGCTGACGCCCCCAAGGGCAGCCCCCCACCCGATCCTGTGCCgtcccctgccagggctgggggcactggggtgcCGGGGGCCCTTCACCCCATCTCCTCCAAACCAATTGGGACCCAGTTCTTGGTCCCAATTGCTCCCCTTGATGCTCAGTGTCCCCTGGGGCGCCcgctggggagcagggaggggaccAGGAGCGTGCTGGGACGACGGTCCCGCTGCCATCCCCTCCCACAGAGCTCCCCCCTGCAGACAGCATCCCTGCCAGAGTAAGAGGTTTCTCGGTGCCACTGTTGCCTCCCCGCCAGGGCATTTATTCCCTCTAAGGAAGGGACTCCCAATCTCCTTTAGCACTAAGCCTCTCCCAGAAATTCATTTCCGGCACCCAAAGAACTTCCCAGCGCTTTCCCTCCCGCTGACCtcggcctcagcccctggcacGGCCTTGGAAGCACCCACACCCCGTAGCCAACTCCCCTGCGGCACAGCCCCTCTGCCTGGGCACACATCTGGGCACCCAGGAGCCCATCTGGGCACCCAGGGCACCCAGGAGCACATCTGGGCACCCAGAAGCACATCTGGGCACCCAGGAGCACATCTGGGCACCCAGGGCACCCAGGAGCACATCTGGGCACCCAGAAGCACATCTGGGCACCCAGGAGCACATCTGGGCACCCAGGGCACCCAGGAGCACATCTGGGCGCCCAGGAGCACATCTGCTGGGGCAGGCTGACCCCACCTCTCTGAGCTCAGTGTCCCACACGTCCCAGCTGggtggcagaggcagagccCACACCCACGAGCGTGACACCAAGATGGGGTGCAGCGTGTCACCCGTGGGTGTGGGGGGCACCTCGTGTCCCCCTGTCACCTCGGGTGCCTTTGCCATGGTCACTACGGAGCCAGTGGCTccttgcccagccccactgTGTGGCAAAGGTGCCCATGAGCACCGTGAGGCCACCCGGTGTCCCCGCAGCGTCCCACGGGCAGTGCCCACTGGGGTGAGCGTCACAGCAGGCTGTGCCCCTCTGGCACAGGGGGCATTTGTGCTGGCTGAGGTGACACCTCTCTGCTGTCACTGTTCTGTACCCCCACAGCCAGAGGGCCCCTGTGTGCGGAGCAGCGCCGAAGGCCACCAAAAGGGACATGGTGTCATCTCGCCTCCGGCCCTGCCTTGTTACTCAGCAGTTCTGGGACACACAGCGGCCCTGAGCCAGCCCGGCTgagccagacagggagacaggacagctgccagcccagcctgcaccCCACAGCCTGCACCCCACAGCGACGGGGGGATGGCTGCAGAGACCCCGTGCCAGGcatcctgccctgccaggacaCTTGTCACGGGACACCCGTCACGGGACACCCGCTGTGCCAGCCAGCAGCCCACGGCTCTGCCCCAGTGGCACGTCCCAGTGGGATCCCACGGTCTCTGTGCAGGCATCCAGGCACGGCCACGCATCCCTGGGCACGATCACACATCCCTGGGCACGGCCACGTGTCCCTGGGGCTGCAACAAACACGACCCTGGCCATGGAAGAGGGTCCggacccctgcccagcccaggcaccCCGGGCATGTCCTCCCCGCAGAGGGATCCCTCCCTGCCTAGGCTCCAGCCCAGTCCCCGCATCCGGGCCAGAGGGGCTGTGCCAGAGGGGCCATGCTGAGTGTGATGCCGAGGGTCAGGGTGCTCGGGCtccctccccactgctggcactgTGGTCCCGGCCCCACGGCCACCATGGGCAGGGGGAACGACCCCACAGCtcagtggggtcagcagcagggctggggcagggggaggtgcagccccagacCCCccggcacagctggggctgccatGGCCCCTCTCACCAaatccctgagcatccctgagcCAGCGGTGGTGCCCCCATCCACCCTGCTCTGGCTTGGGGTGCcaggaaggatttggggtggggaggaggatGGGGGTCCCTGCAGAGTTGCCAGGCCCTGCCCCCAGAGAGCCCCCTGGGAGCCAGGGGCTGGACAGAACTGGGggcaggtgggggcaggtgcagcgtgtccccagccccagccctgggctcacTCCCGAGGCCACCGGGGACGAATCTGCAGCATCACTCTCATCACTCCCCCTTCCCACACAAGCTGCTTTGTTGTGCCGAAGGGGACAAGAGCTGAGCACAGCTCATGCCACCAGCGACcctctccctcccaccccctgcagctcccacacAGGTCCCCACGCAGGTCTGAGggccaccccagcccagccccatgccggagcctggggctgcccttgGGGACCCTGCCTGGACACCTCGCTTGGGTGGCCCCCTTGCTGGGCACCGCGGTGGGCACCTCCCCCAGGCTCCCTGCTCGGGATCCATTCCCACTCCACACCAGGGGCCGGGGGCGCAgcagccaccccagccccatttgTCACCATGCGTGGCAACACGAACCTTGTACTTGATGGCcagcagctccgtggcctcCTGCTCCTTCCGCAGGTCCTCTAtcatcttctccttctcctggaGCAGCTTCTGCTTCTCCTCACTCACCAGGCTGTGGTCATCCTGGATAGCGGCTTTCTCCTCTTCCAGCCTCTCCTTCTGCTCCTTCAAGTAATTCTCCATGGTCTTCTCCAGGCCATCCTCATTCTCGTCCTCCCCTTCATTGTCCACGGCGCCCTCTCCATCCATTGCTTTCTTCCTCcggctgctcctcctcctcttcttgcCCAGCATCCCGCGTTTCTCCAGCTGGGCCTTCAGCCGGACGATCTCCTCCTGAAACTCCCGCAGCAAGGTGTCCTTGGGGTCCTCGTTCACCCGGGGCTTGTTCTTGATGTTCTTGGCCCTGTTGGCGAACCTGAGGGTGGAGAGGCTCTCGTCGTAGCTGTGGGAGGCCGGGCCCAAGGTGGCCACCATGATTGTCTTGGCGTTGCCCCCGAGGGAGTCCTGCAGCAGTCGGGTGAGCTTGGAGTCCCGGTAGGGGATGTGCGTGCTCCGGCCGTCCACCAGCGCCGAGATGACGTTGCCCAGGGCCGAGAGGGAGAGGTTGATCTTGGAGGCTTCCTTGGGGCGCTCTCCGTGGGCCCCCATTTTGTTCTGGCGCTCGCTGCCGGCCAGGTCCACGAGGTTGAGCTTGCCCACGCGGATGTGCTCCTCGCCGTCCGGCCCCGTCTCGCTGCACTCGATGGTGATCAGGAAGATGGCGTGGGAGCGCGAGCTGTGCTCGTTCATGTTGGTGCTGCCCACGGAGCGCGTCTGGCTGCCCAGGTTCATCACGTGCTCGATCTCCTTGACGTTCTTGGTCACGAAGGAGGAGAGGTCCTTGATGTACACCCCGGTCTCGGGGTTCTCCTTCAGCTCCAGCTTCTTGCTCTGGTCCTTGGCGAGGAGGTCCCTGATCTCCTCCTGGTAGATCTCCAGGTACGAGGCCCTCACCAGGTACTGCTGGTTCTGCGAGCGGGAGATGTGGGTGAAGATGTGCTCGAAGGCGCTGGGGATGATGCCGCGCTTCTCGGGCTCCGCCCAGGCGCCCTGCATGGTGTAGGTCTTGCCGGTGCCGGTCTGGCCATAGGCGAAGACGGTGCCGTTGAAGCCCTGCAGCACCGAGTCGATGAGCGGCCGCACCGTCTCATCGTAGAGGTCGGCCTGCTTGGAGCTGGCGTCGTACACGGCGTCGAAGGTGAAGGTCTTGGGCAGCTCcccgggggcggcgcgggggtTGCGGATGCTCACCTGGCCCAGCTTCACGTCCAGCTCCAGGACGCGCTCGTATCCCGCCGCCTCCTCCCGCCGGCTCATGGGCCGGCACCGGGCCACCACCCGGAGCGCCTCGCAGCCGCTGCGGGGCTTACCGGccatggcggcggcgggcggggccggcggcgcagcggggctggggggctcagccgcgccgcccccgcggcatccccggggccggggccggggccggggccggggccggggccggggccggggcggagcgggcggggccggggcggggggcgcgggcggccggggcgcggcggggcggccccgccgggcgc is a window encoding:
- the KIF3C gene encoding kinesin-like protein KIF3C — translated: MAGKPRSGCEALRVVARCRPMSRREEAAGYERVLELDVKLGQVSIRNPRAAPGELPKTFTFDAVYDASSKQADLYDETVRPLIDSVLQGFNGTVFAYGQTGTGKTYTMQGAWAEPEKRGIIPSAFEHIFTHISRSQNQQYLVRASYLEIYQEEIRDLLAKDQSKKLELKENPETGVYIKDLSSFVTKNVKEIEHVMNLGSQTRSVGSTNMNEHSSRSHAIFLITIECSETGPDGEEHIRVGKLNLVDLAGSERQNKMGAHGERPKEASKINLSLSALGNVISALVDGRSTHIPYRDSKLTRLLQDSLGGNAKTIMVATLGPASHSYDESLSTLRFANRAKNIKNKPRVNEDPKDTLLREFQEEIVRLKAQLEKRGMLGKKRRRSSRRKKAMDGEGAVDNEGEDENEDGLEKTMENYLKEQKERLEEEKAAIQDDHSLVSEEKQKLLQEKEKMIEDLRKEQEATELLAIKYKAMESKLLIGGRTIVDHTNEQQKMLELRRQEIAEQKRREREMQQEMLLRDEETMELRETFTSLQQEVEIKTKKLKKLYAKLQAVKAEIQDQHDEYIRVRQDLEEAQNEQTRELKLKYLIIENFIPPEEKNKIMNRLYFDGDEDQWKFQPLVPTGGNSSQMKRRPTSAVGYKRPISQYARVAMARRSHPRFRAENIMFLELDLSPPAIFEFERSRDPAEQDPRALHLERLMHLDSLLERPAASRVRKSRSWCQTPRSLPSSTTHVSLASSSPCAAPLPGQE